The Plectropomus leopardus isolate mb chromosome 2, YSFRI_Pleo_2.0, whole genome shotgun sequence genome has a window encoding:
- the inka2 gene encoding PAK4-inhibitor INKA2 has protein sequence MEQQHLTKPECKNMDACLRRLKQELLCMKEAGDGLHAQMNSMMGALQELKLLQVQTALENLDISGRPINRGLPNPAPPAPPESTAASSSGKDCRFSQTMSEEPNQIQSPRVSLESRNTFSRDDRSRNRSSLGTSSSSASSLESESEGSERSARSVRSENDLESIPKRWSGYSAPQVDFYGPMVGNPPPESYPQRQAPRRTQVVDLPGILYSLSREGPSLDSDYSQDSTDDASDWTSSLMSRSRNRQPLVLGDNVFADLVGNWLDLPEVERDEGEEEERRKSREERLADGGADRPDTPAHPLRLSRSQEICRKFSLTTNIFKKFLRSVRPDRDKLLKERPGWMAPELPEGDLFKRPKKAAPKISKGSFYLPFWANGQQGKGRPCPHQAEAERNHQHHQHHFPQLHQQPFAGIYLDRRQPETGLEKMQPLFDYNTAVWV, from the exons atggaacaaCAGCATCTTACCAAACCGGAATGCAAAAACATGGATGCGTGTCTGAGGCGACTGAAGCAAGAACTG CTGTGCATGAAAGAAGCTGGAGATGGCCTCCACGCTCAGATGAATTCAATGATGGGAGCTCTTCAGGAACTCAAGCTCCTTCAGGTCCAGACAGCACTAGAAAACCTTGACATTTCGGGGCGACCTATTAACCGAGGACTCCCAAATCCAGCTCCGCCAGCTCCTCCTGAATCTACAGCAGCTTCCTCCTCAGGCAAGGATTGCAGATTCAGTCAAACAATGTCTGAGGAGCCCAACCAAATTCAAAGTCCAAGGGTGTCACTAGAGAGCAGAAACACCTTCAGCCGAGATGACAGGAGCCGAAACAGAAGCAGCCTGGGAACGTCGTCTTCATCTGCATCCAGCCTTGAGAGCGAGAGTGAGGGAAGTGAAAGAAGCGCACGAAGTGTGAGAAGCGAGAATGATCTTGAGTCTATACCAAAGAGGTGGTCAGGATACTCCGCCCCACAGGTGGATTTCTACGGACCAATGGTGGGAAACCCTCCACCGGAGTCCTACCCTCAGCGACAGGCTCCCCGTCGTACTCAGGTGGTGGACCTGCCTGGGATCCTGTATAGTCTCTCCAGAGAGGGCCCTTCACTGGACAGCGACTACTCGCAGGACAGCACTGACGATGCCAGTGACTGGACTTCTTCGCTGATGAGCCGCAGCCGCAACCGCCAGCCCTTAGTGCTGGGCGACAACGTTTTTGCTGACCTCGTGGGCAACTGGCTAGACCTGCCTGAGGTGGAGAGGGATgaaggggaagaggaggagaggagaaagagcagagaggagaggttAGCAGACGGAGGGGCGGACAGACCGGACACCCCCGCTCACCCTCTCCGCCTCAGCCGCTCACAGGAGATCTGCAGGAAATTCTCGTTAACCACAAACATCTTCAAGAAGTTCCTGCGCAGCGTGCGGCCGGACAGGGACAAGCTGCTGAAGGAGCGGCCTGGCTGGATGGCTCCTGAGCTGCCAGAGGGCGACCTCTTCAAAAGGCCAAAGAAAGCGGCTCCTAAAATTTCAAAAGGCAGTTTCTACCTGCCATTCTGGGCAAATGGACAGCAGGGCAAAGGCAGGCCGTGTCCTCATCAAGCTGAGGCAGAGAGGAACCACCAACACCATCAACACCACTTCCCCCAGCTCCACCAGCAGCCATTTGCTGGGATTTATTTAGACAGGAGACAGCCAGAGACTGGTCTGGAGAAAATGCAGCCCTTGTTTGACTACAACACAGCTGTGTGGGTCTGA